In a genomic window of Xylophilus rhododendri:
- a CDS encoding tetratricopeptide repeat protein codes for MNPATLPLPLPPQQPQEVERLTAGQWQALLEAPATLALPWMQAAAALGHAGAQAVLGQWLLDGHGTTADAPAALASFLKAAGQGHAMGMNMAGRCYENGWGTPADPQAAVRWFRQAADRGLDAGLYNLANQFAAGTGVLRSDAQALVLYQRAAAMGHAKSWTKAGRHHEEGLATPRDAEQALEHYRRGAEGGDFRGQYHYARMLAERGRMEEALPWLRRVPATATPRFLEEAGRLLAASPDARVRAVSDEMLARAAAASADSSADTGPLDGEPA; via the coding sequence GTGAACCCAGCCACCCTGCCGCTACCGCTCCCGCCCCAGCAACCGCAGGAGGTCGAGCGCCTCACGGCCGGTCAATGGCAGGCCCTGCTCGAAGCCCCCGCCACCCTCGCCCTGCCCTGGATGCAGGCCGCCGCCGCGCTCGGCCATGCCGGCGCCCAGGCCGTGCTGGGCCAGTGGCTGCTGGACGGCCATGGCACGACAGCCGATGCGCCCGCCGCCCTGGCCAGCTTCCTGAAGGCCGCCGGACAGGGCCACGCCATGGGCATGAACATGGCCGGCCGCTGCTACGAGAACGGCTGGGGCACGCCAGCCGACCCGCAGGCCGCCGTGCGCTGGTTCCGCCAGGCGGCGGACCGCGGCCTGGACGCCGGCCTCTACAACCTTGCCAACCAGTTCGCCGCCGGCACCGGGGTGCTGCGCAGCGATGCCCAGGCCCTGGTGCTGTACCAACGCGCCGCGGCCATGGGCCATGCCAAGTCCTGGACCAAGGCCGGCCGCCACCACGAGGAAGGCCTGGCCACGCCGCGCGATGCCGAGCAAGCTTTGGAACATTACCGGCGCGGTGCCGAAGGCGGCGACTTCCGCGGCCAGTACCACTACGCCCGCATGCTGGCCGAACGCGGCCGCATGGAAGAGGCCCTGCCCTGGCTGCGGCGGGTGCCCGCCACGGCCACGCCGCGTTTTCTCGAAGAGGCCGGCCGGCTGCTGGCCGCCTCGCCCGATGCGCGGGTGCGCGCCGTCAGCGACGAGATGCTGGCCCGCGCCGCCGCCGCCTCGGCCGACAGCTCAGCCGATACAGGGCCCCTGGACGGCGAGCCGGCCTGA
- a CDS encoding ABC transporter ATP-binding protein, translated as MPFFRPAFPLPARLLALGCIAASLSPAAHADEGGRLSLMLGPYAYHWSDAEEHKHVYLLGLEQKRQDDSLIGAALFRNSFGQPSAYVYYGHQWDHVLGQAPLFAKLSGGVIYGYKGQYQDKVPFNHHGFGLAVIPAVGWQFTPEDAAEVGILGSAALIFTYNRSF; from the coding sequence ATGCCGTTTTTCAGACCCGCCTTCCCCCTCCCCGCCAGGCTCCTGGCCCTGGGCTGTATCGCCGCCTCCCTCAGCCCTGCCGCGCATGCGGACGAGGGCGGCCGGCTCAGCCTCATGCTCGGCCCCTACGCCTACCACTGGAGCGATGCCGAGGAACACAAACACGTCTATCTGCTGGGCCTGGAGCAAAAGCGCCAGGACGACAGCCTGATCGGCGCCGCCCTGTTCCGCAACTCCTTCGGCCAGCCCTCGGCCTATGTCTACTACGGCCACCAGTGGGACCATGTGCTGGGCCAGGCGCCGCTCTTCGCCAAGCTCAGCGGCGGCGTGATCTACGGCTACAAGGGCCAGTACCAGGACAAGGTGCCCTTCAACCACCACGGTTTCGGCCTGGCCGTGATACCGGCCGTGGGCTGGCAGTTCACGCCCGAGGACGCGGCGGAGGTCGGCATCCTGGGCAGCGCGGCGCTGATATTCACCTACAACCGCAGCTTCTGA
- a CDS encoding glycosyltransferase family 39 protein: MRRGPLLALVALFALLWFVPLGGRTLIHSDEGRYATLSLGMLQSGDWVTPRLNGLLYFEKPALQYWLGALSMQLFGVDEFAARLWPALAGFLAVLAVGYTAARLWGRDTGVRALAIAAGMSWIIGNSHFLTLDAGLCLFLTLVLCAMLLALREGATPGQRRGWTWLAWAAMAGAVLSKGLVGILIPGCVLLLLCLWERDTRLLRGMRWFSGALILLLLAAPWFVAVSARNPGFAEFFFIHEHFARYLTDVHHREGAWWYYLPLLLAGALPWTGGLAWLRAPGADVAPAERTARRMLLLWSGFVLLFFSVSHSKLPSYILPMFPALALLLAERLRGVSAGALKRQLMLPVAAWAVVGIASFFVARLASARTPPQAAHELGLGLAAGAVLFLAGAALAWRLLGRQRVTAAIVAVALAHLAGTLALMQSHDTYGQTKSSRQIAGLLLPRIAPDTPVFAVRSYDQTLPFYLRRHVTLVDYVDEFDYGERHEPGRWIPELDAFLSTWQSLPQAAAYMSPTTWAELPEATRRSMQPVYQDAFRVAVVKAVAP; the protein is encoded by the coding sequence ATGCGACGTGGACCGCTGCTGGCCCTGGTCGCTCTGTTTGCGCTGCTGTGGTTCGTGCCGCTCGGCGGCCGGACCCTGATCCATTCCGACGAGGGCCGCTACGCCACGCTCTCCCTGGGCATGCTGCAGAGCGGCGACTGGGTGACGCCGCGCCTGAACGGCCTGCTGTATTTCGAGAAGCCGGCGCTGCAGTACTGGCTGGGCGCGCTGTCGATGCAGCTCTTCGGCGTCGACGAATTCGCGGCCCGGCTGTGGCCGGCGCTGGCGGGTTTCCTGGCGGTGCTGGCGGTGGGCTATACCGCCGCCCGGCTGTGGGGCCGCGACACCGGCGTGCGGGCCCTGGCGATCGCCGCGGGCATGAGCTGGATCATCGGCAACAGCCATTTCCTCACGCTGGACGCGGGCCTGTGCCTGTTCCTGACACTGGTGCTCTGCGCCATGCTGCTGGCGCTGCGCGAAGGCGCCACGCCGGGCCAGCGGCGCGGCTGGACCTGGCTGGCCTGGGCGGCGATGGCCGGCGCGGTGCTCAGCAAGGGCCTGGTCGGCATCCTGATACCGGGCTGCGTGCTGCTGCTGCTCTGCCTGTGGGAGCGCGACACGCGGCTGCTGCGCGGCATGCGCTGGTTCTCGGGCGCCCTGATCCTGCTGCTGCTGGCGGCGCCCTGGTTCGTGGCGGTGTCGGCGCGCAATCCGGGCTTCGCGGAGTTCTTCTTCATCCATGAACACTTCGCCCGCTACCTGACCGATGTGCACCACCGCGAGGGCGCCTGGTGGTACTACCTGCCGCTGCTGCTGGCCGGCGCATTGCCCTGGACCGGCGGCCTGGCCTGGCTGCGCGCGCCCGGCGCGGACGTGGCGCCGGCCGAGCGCACCGCGCGCCGCATGCTGCTGCTGTGGTCGGGCTTCGTGCTGCTGTTCTTCAGCGTCTCGCATTCGAAGCTGCCGTCTTACATCCTGCCGATGTTCCCGGCGCTGGCGCTGCTGCTGGCCGAGCGGCTGCGGGGTGTGTCGGCCGGTGCGCTCAAGCGCCAGCTGATGCTGCCGGTGGCCGCCTGGGCGGTGGTGGGCATCGCCTCCTTCTTCGTGGCACGCCTGGCTTCGGCGCGCACGCCGCCGCAGGCCGCCCATGAACTCGGCCTGGGCCTGGCGGCAGGCGCCGTGCTGTTCCTGGCCGGCGCGGCCCTGGCCTGGCGGCTGCTGGGTCGGCAGCGGGTGACGGCGGCGATCGTCGCCGTGGCCCTGGCCCATCTGGCCGGCACGCTGGCGCTGATGCAGTCGCACGATACATACGGCCAGACCAAGAGCAGCCGCCAGATCGCCGGACTGCTGCTGCCGCGCATCGCGCCGGACACGCCGGTCTTCGCGGTTCGCAGCTACGACCAGACCCTGCCCTTCTACCTGCGCCGCCATGTGACCCTGGTCGATTACGTGGACGAGTTCGACTATGGCGAGCGCCACGAGCCCGGCCGCTGGATCCCGGAGCTGGACGCCTTCCTCTCCACCTGGCAGTCGCTGCCCCAGGCCGCGGCCTACATGTCACCCACCACCTGGGCCGAGCTGCCCGAGGCCACGCGCCGCAGCATGCAGCCGGTCTACCAGGACGCCTTCCGGGTGGCCGTGGTGAAGGCGGTGGCGCCATGA
- a CDS encoding PstS family phosphate ABC transporter substrate-binding protein, translated as MKTLRALCLAGLGLASGLHAQTLFQPPADASWVLPDGSVSIVGNDGMETLVQDLNRLYADTHPGVRFRVNMNGSSTGMPALTAGATPFAPMSRDIWPIDRSAFVQTFGYAPVAIRIGYNGHGPRAPEKTPPAVYVNQANPLPGLTLQQLARVFTAGQDGGDVSRWSQLGMQGEWAQRRIHVYGLRDDGGFATSLRLQRFGGLPFSPRYEALDSREAVIRAVAADPFGIGLLGWIDASATSKDVRVLPLAAAPGQAFHGPSYEEVHAGLYPLSAPLQLVVNRRPGEPLPAFVLEYLRLALSDAGQALVERQKDSEEGYVPLSPADLSAERHKLEKLHRQDG; from the coding sequence ATGAAGACCTTGCGCGCACTCTGCCTGGCCGGCCTGGGCCTGGCCAGCGGCCTCCACGCCCAGACCCTGTTCCAGCCGCCCGCCGACGCCTCGTGGGTGCTGCCCGACGGCTCGGTCTCCATCGTCGGCAACGACGGCATGGAGACCCTGGTGCAGGACCTGAACCGGCTCTACGCCGACACCCATCCCGGCGTGCGTTTCCGCGTGAACATGAACGGCTCCTCCACCGGCATGCCGGCGCTGACGGCCGGCGCCACGCCCTTCGCGCCGATGTCGCGCGACATCTGGCCGATCGACCGGTCGGCCTTCGTGCAGACCTTCGGCTACGCGCCGGTGGCGATCCGCATCGGCTACAACGGCCACGGCCCGCGTGCGCCGGAAAAGACGCCGCCGGCGGTCTACGTCAACCAGGCCAACCCGCTGCCCGGCCTCACCCTGCAGCAGCTCGCCCGGGTCTTCACGGCGGGGCAGGACGGGGGCGATGTCAGCCGCTGGTCGCAGCTGGGCATGCAAGGCGAATGGGCGCAGCGCCGCATCCACGTCTACGGCCTGCGCGACGACGGCGGCTTCGCCACCTCGCTGCGGCTGCAGCGTTTCGGCGGACTGCCGTTCAGCCCGCGCTACGAGGCACTGGACTCGCGCGAGGCGGTGATCCGCGCGGTGGCGGCCGACCCCTTCGGCATCGGGCTGCTGGGCTGGATCGATGCCTCGGCCACTTCGAAGGACGTGCGGGTGCTGCCCCTGGCGGCCGCGCCGGGCCAGGCCTTCCACGGACCGTCCTATGAGGAGGTCCACGCCGGGCTCTATCCGCTTTCCGCGCCGCTGCAGCTGGTGGTGAACCGCCGCCCGGGCGAACCGCTGCCGGCCTTCGTGCTGGAGTACCTGCGGCTGGCGCTGTCCGATGCGGGGCAGGCGCTGGTCGAGCGCCAGAAGGACTCCGAAGAGGGCTATGTGCCGCTGAGCCCCGCCGATCTTTCAGCCGAACGTCACAAGTTGGAAAAATTGCATCGGCAAGACGGCTGA
- a CDS encoding DMT family transporter: MRLADFSWVLAGVLLNALAQLLLKAGANALGRISLDVGPAGALALAWAAARQPAILGGLACYGVSVVLWVVALSRLPVSQAYPMLSIGYVLNALLAWWLFGEQPDAQRWLGIGVIVIGVVLVARSGAST, from the coding sequence ATGAGGCTGGCCGATTTCTCCTGGGTGCTGGCCGGCGTGCTGCTCAACGCCCTGGCCCAGCTGCTGCTGAAGGCCGGCGCCAATGCGCTGGGCCGGATCTCGCTGGACGTGGGTCCGGCCGGCGCCCTGGCCCTGGCCTGGGCGGCGGCCCGCCAGCCGGCCATCCTCGGCGGCCTGGCCTGCTACGGCGTCAGTGTGGTGCTGTGGGTGGTGGCCCTGTCGCGGCTGCCGGTCAGCCAGGCCTATCCCATGTTGTCCATCGGCTATGTGCTCAATGCGCTGCTGGCCTGGTGGTTGTTCGGTGAACAGCCGGATGCGCAGCGCTGGCTGGGCATCGGCGTGATCGTGATCGGCGTCGTCCTGGTGGCGCGCAGCGGAGCCTCTACCTGA
- a CDS encoding bifunctional UDP-4-keto-pentose/UDP-xylose synthase, giving the protein MLKILIVGVNGFIGHHLTRAILETTDWEVYGMDMQTDRVAPWLKHPRFHFAEGDITINKEWIEYHVRKCDVVLPLVAIATPATYVSDPLRVFELDFEANLPIVRHCVRYGKRVIFPSTSEVYGMCEDEQFDAEASNMVYGPINKPRWIYACSKQLMDRVIHAYGMQEGLRYTLFRPFNWIGPGLDSLHTPKEGSSRVITQFLGHIVRGEPIRLVDGGSQQRAFTYVDDGISALMKIIANEGGVADGRIYNIGNPNNILSVRELATLLLALARQMPEYAESAARVSLQDISSADYYGRGYQDVQHRVPDIRNTCADLDWAPRWAMQDALAALLDYYRAPAEAAADLVA; this is encoded by the coding sequence ATGCTCAAAATCCTCATCGTCGGCGTCAACGGTTTCATCGGCCACCACCTGACCCGTGCCATTCTGGAGACCACCGACTGGGAGGTCTACGGCATGGACATGCAGACCGACCGCGTCGCGCCCTGGCTGAAGCATCCGCGTTTCCATTTCGCCGAGGGCGACATCACCATCAACAAGGAGTGGATCGAATACCACGTGCGCAAGTGCGACGTGGTGCTGCCCCTGGTGGCCATCGCCACGCCGGCCACCTATGTGAGCGATCCGCTGCGGGTGTTCGAACTCGACTTCGAGGCCAACCTGCCCATCGTGCGCCACTGCGTGCGCTACGGAAAACGCGTGATCTTCCCCTCGACCAGCGAGGTCTACGGCATGTGCGAGGACGAACAGTTCGACGCCGAGGCCTCCAACATGGTCTACGGCCCGATCAACAAGCCGCGCTGGATCTACGCCTGCTCCAAGCAGCTGATGGACCGGGTGATCCACGCCTACGGCATGCAGGAAGGGCTGCGCTACACCCTGTTCCGCCCCTTCAACTGGATCGGCCCGGGCCTGGACAGCCTGCACACGCCCAAGGAGGGCTCCAGCCGCGTCATCACCCAGTTCCTGGGCCATATCGTGCGCGGCGAGCCGATCCGGCTGGTGGACGGCGGCAGCCAGCAGCGCGCCTTCACCTATGTGGACGACGGCATCTCGGCGCTGATGAAGATCATCGCCAACGAGGGCGGCGTGGCCGACGGCCGCATCTACAACATCGGCAATCCGAACAACATCCTGTCGGTGCGCGAACTCGCCACCCTGCTGCTGGCGCTGGCCCGGCAGATGCCCGAGTACGCCGAATCGGCGGCGCGGGTGAGCCTGCAGGACATCAGCTCGGCCGACTACTACGGCCGCGGCTACCAGGACGTGCAGCACCGCGTGCCCGACATCCGCAACACCTGCGCCGACCTGGACTGGGCGCCGCGCTGGGCCATGCAGGATGCGCTGGCCGCGCTGCTCGACTACTACCGCGCGCCGGCCGAAGCCGCGGCGGACCTGGTGGCCTGA
- a CDS encoding glycosyltransferase has protein sequence MDQPALSVVIPVYNEADGLPALFERLYAALDALGQPYEVIFVDDGSQDRSAAVLGRQFEARPEVTRVVLLEGNFGQHRAILAGFERCRGQRIVTLDADLQNPPEDIPLLLAAMDAGHDCVGSIRRDRQDKSWRRWASAAMNRMRRRLTGIVMTDQGCMLRAYSRRVVDLINLCQESNTFIPALAWQFAQNPTEVVVSHEARHAGESKYSLYSLIRLNFDLVTGFSVVPLQMFSVLGMAVSMLSGLLFVLLAARRIFLGPEEGGTFTLFALLFFFVGLALLGIGLLGEYVGRIYQEVRGRPRYVVRAVLEKKP, from the coding sequence ATCGACCAGCCCGCGCTGAGTGTGGTGATCCCCGTCTACAACGAGGCCGACGGCCTGCCGGCGCTGTTCGAGCGGCTCTACGCCGCGCTCGACGCGCTGGGCCAGCCCTACGAAGTCATCTTCGTGGACGACGGCAGCCAGGACCGCTCGGCCGCCGTGCTGGGCCGCCAGTTCGAGGCCCGGCCGGAGGTGACCCGGGTGGTGCTGCTCGAAGGCAACTTCGGCCAGCACCGCGCCATCCTCGCCGGCTTCGAGCGATGCCGCGGCCAGCGCATCGTGACGCTGGACGCCGACCTGCAGAACCCGCCGGAAGACATCCCGCTGCTGCTGGCCGCCATGGATGCGGGCCACGACTGCGTGGGCTCCATCCGCCGCGACCGCCAGGACAAGAGCTGGCGCCGCTGGGCCTCGGCCGCCATGAACCGCATGCGCCGCCGGCTCACCGGCATCGTCATGACCGACCAGGGCTGCATGCTGCGCGCCTACAGCCGCCGGGTGGTGGACCTGATCAACCTCTGCCAGGAATCGAACACCTTCATCCCGGCCCTGGCCTGGCAGTTCGCCCAGAACCCGACCGAAGTCGTGGTGAGCCACGAGGCGCGCCATGCCGGCGAATCCAAGTACTCGCTCTACAGCCTGATCCGGCTGAACTTCGACCTGGTGACCGGCTTCTCGGTGGTGCCGCTGCAGATGTTCTCGGTGCTGGGCATGGCGGTGTCCATGCTGTCGGGCCTGCTCTTCGTGCTGCTGGCGGCGCGGCGCATCTTCCTGGGGCCGGAGGAGGGCGGCACCTTCACCCTGTTCGCCCTGCTGTTCTTCTTCGTCGGGCTGGCGCTGCTGGGCATCGGCCTGCTGGGCGAGTACGTGGGCCGCATCTACCAGGAGGTGCGCGGCCGGCCGCGCTACGTGGTGCGGGCGGTGCTGGAGAAGAAGCCATGA
- a CDS encoding DegT/DnrJ/EryC1/StrS family aminotransferase, whose amino-acid sequence MNEQDFLPFTRPSIDELTIAEVGEVLRSGWITTGPRCAALEAALSERFGGRPVRLVNSATAALELALRLCGIGPGDEVITTPLSWVATANVILAVGATPIFVDVDPLTRNIDLDAAEAAVTPRTAAIIPVDLAGLPVDRDRLQALAARHGLRVIEDAAQSFGASWRGREIGSTGDLVAFSFHANKNLTSGEGGCLVLRNQAEATAFERLRLQGVERFPDGTLEVKAWGGKANMTDIAAAIALGQLRSIDGFTARRRALARQYFERWNRGAGFELPPDDFDNSNWHMFQPLLPRATAARRGEFIGAMRAQGIGVGVHYPAMHLFGLFRGLGWQAGQFPVAEDIGARTVTLPLFPAMADADVARVCTAAARAVGCLR is encoded by the coding sequence ATGAACGAACAGGACTTTCTTCCCTTCACCCGCCCGTCCATCGACGAGTTGACCATCGCCGAAGTGGGCGAGGTGCTGCGCTCCGGCTGGATCACCACCGGCCCGCGCTGCGCCGCGCTGGAGGCGGCCCTGTCCGAGCGCTTCGGGGGCCGGCCGGTGCGCCTGGTCAACTCGGCCACGGCGGCGCTGGAACTGGCGCTGCGCCTGTGCGGCATCGGGCCGGGCGACGAGGTCATCACCACGCCGCTGTCCTGGGTGGCCACGGCCAATGTGATCCTGGCGGTGGGTGCCACGCCGATCTTCGTGGATGTCGATCCGCTCACCCGCAACATCGACCTGGATGCGGCCGAGGCGGCGGTGACGCCGCGCACGGCCGCCATCATCCCGGTGGACCTGGCCGGCTTGCCTGTGGACCGCGACCGGCTGCAGGCCCTGGCCGCGCGCCACGGCCTGCGGGTGATCGAGGATGCGGCCCAGTCCTTCGGCGCCAGCTGGCGGGGCCGCGAGATCGGCAGCACCGGCGACCTGGTCGCCTTCAGTTTCCATGCCAACAAGAACCTCACCAGCGGCGAGGGCGGCTGCCTGGTGCTGCGCAACCAGGCCGAGGCAACGGCCTTCGAGCGCCTGCGGCTGCAGGGGGTGGAGCGTTTTCCCGACGGCACGTTGGAGGTGAAGGCCTGGGGCGGCAAGGCCAATATGACCGACATCGCCGCGGCCATCGCGCTGGGCCAGCTGCGCTCCATCGACGGTTTCACCGCACGGCGGCGCGCACTGGCGCGGCAGTACTTCGAGCGCTGGAACCGCGGCGCCGGCTTCGAGCTGCCGCCGGACGATTTCGACAACAGCAACTGGCACATGTTCCAGCCCCTGCTGCCGCGTGCCACGGCGGCGCGGCGCGGCGAATTCATCGGCGCAATGCGTGCCCAGGGCATAGGCGTGGGGGTGCATTACCCGGCCATGCATCTCTTTGGCCTGTTCCGCGGCCTGGGCTGGCAGGCCGGCCAGTTCCCGGTGGCCGAGGACATCGGCGCGCGCACCGTCACCCTGCCGCTGTTCCCGGCCATGGCGGACGCCGATGTGGCGCGTGTCTGCACCGCGGCCGCCCGCGCCGTCGGATGCCTGCGATGA
- a CDS encoding polysaccharide deacetylase family protein has product MARIALKVDVDTWRGTRLGVPALVDLFRAEGADATFLFSLGPDHTGRAVLRALRPGFLKKVARTSVLEHYGLRTLLYGMLLPGPDIGLREAPLLRSVRDAGFEVGVHCWDHVRWQDHLLREDDAWAAREMARAVKRFTEIFGCPPRVHGAAGWQFHDGAARAEAAQEIRSASDVRGTHPFVPVNAAGETLGPTQFPTTLPTLDELIGLDGADAGNVHTRLLERTAGQSQDQVFTLHAELEGQRLMPVLSRLMAGWVRQGHTLVALRTLEWAAHGMTLPRHTIVQQEVPGRSGRLAVQGPCIG; this is encoded by the coding sequence ATGGCCCGCATCGCACTCAAGGTCGATGTCGATACCTGGCGCGGCACCCGGCTGGGCGTGCCGGCGCTGGTCGACCTGTTCAGGGCCGAGGGGGCAGACGCCACTTTCCTCTTCAGCCTGGGGCCGGACCACACCGGCCGCGCCGTGCTGCGCGCGCTGCGGCCGGGTTTCCTGAAGAAGGTGGCCCGCACCTCGGTGCTGGAGCACTACGGCCTGCGCACCCTGCTCTACGGCATGCTGCTGCCCGGGCCCGACATCGGCCTGCGCGAGGCGCCGCTGCTGCGCTCGGTGCGCGATGCCGGCTTCGAGGTGGGCGTGCATTGCTGGGACCATGTGCGCTGGCAGGACCACCTGCTGCGCGAGGACGATGCCTGGGCCGCGCGGGAGATGGCGCGCGCGGTCAAGCGCTTCACCGAGATCTTCGGCTGCCCGCCCCGGGTGCATGGCGCCGCCGGCTGGCAGTTCCACGATGGCGCGGCGCGCGCCGAGGCGGCGCAGGAGATCCGCAGCGCCTCCGACGTGCGCGGCACCCATCCCTTCGTGCCGGTGAACGCGGCGGGCGAGACCCTGGGTCCGACGCAGTTCCCGACCACCCTGCCCACGCTGGACGAACTCATCGGCCTGGACGGCGCGGACGCCGGCAATGTGCACACCCGGCTGCTGGAGCGCACCGCCGGGCAGTCGCAGGACCAGGTCTTCACCCTGCATGCCGAGCTGGAAGGCCAGCGCCTGATGCCGGTGCTCTCGCGCCTGATGGCCGGCTGGGTGCGCCAGGGCCACACCCTGGTGGCCTTGCGCACCCTGGAATGGGCGGCGCACGGCATGACCCTGCCGCGCCACACCATCGTGCAGCAGGAGGTGCCGGGGCGCTCAGGCCGGCTCGCCGTCCAGGGGCCCTGTATCGGCTGA
- a CDS encoding formyltransferase: protein MKRAIVFAYHQVGVRCLKVLLDAGVRVDLVVTHRDQPGENIWFDSVAALAQEHGIDCIAPDDANAPEVLARGAALQPDFVFSFYFRQMLKEPWLLLPRLGAWNMHGSLLPQFRGRVPVNWAVIEGARATGATLHAMEIKPDAGAIAGQFAVPILGDDTAAEVFAKVVVASELVLVRALPGLLGGTAVLSPQRLSDGRYYGGRKPEDGRIPADGSAQRIHDLVRALAPPYPPAFLDIAGRRVFIERSLRAAGLPQLPGQGLRLACHEGRLWLLAGDGSLLRILRATVDGQLLDPALFLSLFGSAIVAADTSAAPSPIC from the coding sequence ATGAAGAGGGCCATCGTCTTCGCCTACCACCAGGTGGGTGTGCGCTGCCTGAAGGTGCTGCTCGATGCCGGGGTGCGGGTCGACCTGGTGGTGACCCACCGCGACCAGCCGGGCGAGAACATCTGGTTCGACAGCGTGGCCGCGCTGGCGCAGGAGCACGGCATCGACTGCATCGCGCCCGATGACGCCAATGCGCCCGAGGTGCTGGCGCGCGGCGCCGCGCTGCAGCCGGACTTCGTCTTCTCCTTTTATTTCCGCCAGATGCTCAAGGAACCCTGGCTGCTGCTGCCGCGCCTGGGCGCCTGGAACATGCACGGCTCGCTGCTGCCGCAGTTCCGCGGCCGGGTGCCGGTCAACTGGGCGGTGATCGAGGGCGCGCGCGCCACCGGCGCCACCCTGCATGCGATGGAGATCAAGCCCGATGCCGGCGCCATCGCCGGCCAGTTCGCCGTGCCCATCCTGGGCGACGACACGGCCGCCGAGGTGTTCGCCAAGGTGGTGGTGGCGTCCGAACTGGTGCTGGTGCGGGCCCTGCCGGGGCTGCTGGGCGGCACGGCGGTGCTGTCGCCGCAGCGCCTGTCGGACGGCCGCTACTACGGCGGCCGCAAGCCGGAGGACGGGCGCATTCCCGCCGACGGCAGCGCCCAGCGCATCCACGACCTGGTGCGTGCCCTGGCGCCGCCGTATCCGCCGGCCTTTCTCGACATCGCCGGCCGGCGTGTGTTCATCGAACGCAGCCTGCGTGCGGCAGGGCTGCCGCAGCTGCCTGGCCAGGGCCTGCGCCTGGCCTGCCACGAAGGCCGGCTCTGGCTGCTGGCCGGCGACGGCAGCCTGCTGCGCATCCTGCGGGCGACGGTGGACGGCCAACTGCTCGACCCCGCTCTTTTCCTCTCCCTCTTCGGCAGCGCCATCGTCGCGGCCGACACCTCGGCGGCACCAAGCCCCATCTGCTGA